The proteins below come from a single Bubalus kerabau isolate K-KA32 ecotype Philippines breed swamp buffalo chromosome 19, PCC_UOA_SB_1v2, whole genome shotgun sequence genomic window:
- the FBXO33 gene encoding F-box only protein 33: MLLFLSVPQPRPPGARTRAGAARVARWRRLRLQQLRRLRGLLRGLRGRPGTGSRRRGRMALCGQAAGAASLPSELIVHIFSFLSASDRLRASASCSHWRECLFYPALWPQLRICLRVSPAEQPRLEFLMRKCGWFVRELRVEFAAENYLSSSGGGGGPGDGGGSADAGTGGEEVEALQLSTRWLEVLRTYLELVLCVLVSIRNNRNLQKFSLFGDISVLQQQGSLSNTYLSKVDPDGKKIKQIQQLFEEILSNSRQLKWLSCGFMLEIVTPTSLSSLSNSIANTMEHLSLLDNNIPGNSTLITAAELERFVNLRSLALDFCDFTAEMARVLTDNNHVPLQRLSLLVHNVSVMHKSLDNMPNDEHWKALSRKSTSLRVYIMAFDIKSEDMLKILKPSIPLERIHFDSYITCVSGAIVDLISRQYDKFLTHFILMNDVIDTSGFPDLSDNRNEDPLVLLAWRCTKLSLLAIHGYTVWAHNLIAIARLRGSDLKVLEVTEESIDFDQGELADQDVDPVHNLIEQVSLGLGQPWHAVMDIESLSVFTEPNRHFYREMQSFSEDV; this comes from the exons ATGTTGTTGTTCTTGTCAGTGCCGCAGCCCCGACCACCGGGAGCCCGAACCCGAGCCGGGGCCGCCCGGGTGGCGCGGTGGCGGCGGCTGCGGCTGCAGCAGCTGCGACGGCTGCGGGGGCTGCTCCGGGGACTGCGGGGGCGGCCGGGGACCGGCAGCCGGCGGCGGGGCCGGATGGCTCTGTGCGGGCAGGCGGCAGGCGCCGCGTCGCTGCCTAGCGAGCTGATCGTGCACATCTTCTCTTTCCTGTCCGCGTCCGACCGGCTCCGGGCCTCGGCCTCCTGCTCGCACTGGCGCGAGTGCCTCTTCTACCCGGCTCTTTGGCCCCAGCTCCGCATCTGCCTCCGAGTCTCGCCCGCGGAGCAGCCACGGCTCGAATTCCTCATGCGCAAGTGCGGCTGGTTCGTGCGAGAGCTGCGTGTTGAATTCGCCGCGGAGAACTACCtgagcagcagcggcggcggcggcggcccgggcGATGGAGGAGGCAGCGCGGACGCCGGGACTGGCGGGGAAGAAGTCGAAGCCCTGCAGCTCTCAACCCGTTGGCTGGAAGTGCTGCGCACCTACTTAGAGCTGGTCCTGTGCGTGCTAGTTAGCATCCGGAACAACAG GAACCTCCAGAAGTTTAGCCTTTTTGGAGACATAAGCGTTCTACAACAGCAAGGAAGTTTGTCAAATACATACCTCAGCAAGGTGGACCCTGAtggcaaaaaaattaaaca AATTCAGCAACTGTTTGAAGAAATACTGAGTAATAGTAGGCAACTGAAATGGCTGTCTTGTGGGTTTATGCTGGAAATAGTAACCCCAACATCACTGTCATCTCTCTCAAACTCTATTGCCAACACCATGGAGCACCTGAGTTTACTGGACAACAATATTCCTGGTAACAGCACCCTTATCACCGCAGCAGAACTGGAGCGATTTGTGAATCTGCGCTCACTTGCCCTGGATTTCTGTGACTTTACAGCTGAGATGGCTAGAGTCTTAACCGATAATAACCATGTGCCTTTGCAGCGACTTTCTCTCCTGGTTCACAATGTTTCCGTGATGCACAAGTCTCTGGACAATATGCCAAATGATGAGCATTGGAAAGCCTTGTCAAGAAAGAGCACCAGCCTTCGGGTCTATATTATGGCTTTTGATATCAAGAGTGAAGATATGTTAAAGATTCTGAAACCCAGTATACCACTAGAGAGGATTCATTTTGACAGCTACATCACTTGTGTTTCAGGAGCTATTGTTGATCTTATATCTAGGCAGTACGACAAGTTCCTCACTCATTTTATATTAATGAATGATGTGATTGACACGTCTGGTTTTCCAGATCTTAGTGACAACCGAAATGAAGATCCGTTGGTTTTATTAGCATGGAGGTGCACAAAGCTTTCTCTTCTGGCAATTCATG GTTACACAGTGTGGGCACACAACCTCATAGCCATTGCTCGTCTTCGTGGCTCTGATCTAAAAGTACTTGAAGTCACCGAAGAAAGCATTGATTTTGACCAAGGTGAACTGGCCGACCAGGACGTGGATCCAGTGCATAATCTTATTGAGCAGGTGTCCCTGGGCCTCGGTCAGCCTTGGCATGCAGTCATGGACATCGAATCACTCAGTGTCTTCACTGAACCAAATCGTCATTTTTACAGAGAGATGCAGAGCTTCAGCGAAGACGTTTAG